One region of Scyliorhinus canicula unplaced genomic scaffold, sScyCan1.1, whole genome shotgun sequence genomic DNA includes:
- the LOC119961380 gene encoding T-lymphocyte activation antigen CD80-like: MREPVQNVFDNRTNDMGVNISVEVGDRALLPCRTDPHQMDSANVYWQKLPDDDVVLYYWKGKEHPQNQHHRYSNRTQMDNTQFLKGNLSLTLLKVTLNDTGDYQCIIKKKQRGTPEKYLIRLIVNETKTGNRHHFVLIGCGIAILIIGISFLKYWYIASK, translated from the exons GGGTTAATATCAGTGTAGAGGTGGGAGACCGCGCCTTGCTGCCCTGTCGCACTGACCCACACCAAATGGACAGTGCCAACGTTTACTGGCAGAAACTTCCGGACGATGATGTGGTTTTGTACTATTGGAAAGGGAAGGAACATCCCCAGAATCAGCATCACAGATACAGCAATCGGACTCAAATGGATAATACCCAGTTCCTCAAAGGGAATCTCTCACTGACCCTTCTGAAGGTGACTCTAAATGACACCGGAGATTATCAATGTATCATCAAGAAAAAGCAGCGTGGGACTCCGGAGAAATATCTGATCAGACTCATAGTTAATG AAACTAAAACAGGGAATAGACACCATTTCGTCCTCATCGGCTGTGGCATTGCTATTTTGATCATTGGTATCTCTTTTTTGAAATATTGGTATATTGCAAGTAAAT